The Rubripirellula tenax genome contains the following window.
CACGCACGTCAAACCGCCGACGTGATGGTCGCGATCGAAGATGTGTTGGTCGAAGCGGCGAAAAGAAACGAGCCCTACGACCGCCTTGTTGTGGTCGGCGACGTCAATTCCACCATGGCAGCGGCAATCGCAGCGACTAAGGTTCACGTTCCGGTGGCACACGTCGAAGCGGGTTTGCGGAGCTTCGATCGTTCGATGCCTGAAGAAATCAATCGAATGGTCACCGATTCGATTTCGGATCTGTTGCTGTGTAGTGAACCCGCGGGCGTCGAGAATCTGATTCGCGAAGGTCATCCACAATCGCGTGTTCACCTAGTCGGCAATGTGATGATTGACACGTTGTTGGTTCACTTGGAAAAAGCAAAGTCCCAAAACACGCTTTCCCGTCTCGGTCTGTCGCCACAAAATTACGGCGTGGTTACTTTGCATCGGCCGTCGAATGTCGATGATCCGAAAATGTTGCATGAGTTGCTGGAGGTATTGGCGGGCATCTCGAATCAATTGCCGTTGGTGTTCCCCGTACACCCACGAACACGCGCTCGGATCACCGAGTTCGGATTCGAATCGATGTTGGCCAGCAATGCCCAGCTGCGTCTGCTTGATCCAATGGGCTATCTCGAGTTTCTTTGTTTGACGTCGCAAGCCAAGGTCATCGTCACGGACTCGGGCGGATTACAAGAAGAGTCCACGGCGTTGGACGTACCTTGCTTGACCATGCGAGAAAACACCGAACGTCCGGTCACCTGCGACGAGGGTTCGGGCACATTGATTGGTCAGTCTGCGTCCAAACTGCGACAACAACTGGAGTCGGTGTTGGCGGGGACTTACAAGGTCGGCAAGTG
Protein-coding sequences here:
- the wecB gene encoding non-hydrolyzing UDP-N-acetylglucosamine 2-epimerase; amino-acid sequence: MPKRFAIVAGARPNFMKIAPILRQLDARESLVTTLIHTGQHYDRNLSDVFFDDLGIRRPDLSLNVGSGSHARQTADVMVAIEDVLVEAAKRNEPYDRLVVVGDVNSTMAAAIAATKVHVPVAHVEAGLRSFDRSMPEEINRMVTDSISDLLLCSEPAGVENLIREGHPQSRVHLVGNVMIDTLLVHLEKAKSQNTLSRLGLSPQNYGVVTLHRPSNVDDPKMLHELLEVLAGISNQLPLVFPVHPRTRARITEFGFESMLASNAQLRLLDPMGYLEFLCLTSQAKVIVTDSGGLQEESTALDVPCLTMRENTERPVTCDEGSGTLIGQSASKLRQQLESVLAGTYKVGKCPTLWDGNAAVRIADALVGSVCKS